In one window of Streptomyces sp. FXJ1.172 DNA:
- a CDS encoding ribbon-helix-helix protein, CopG family: protein MGTTVLSLRIDGELLERLRRHAAKRGMSVQDYVVRTLIRDDFDERFQTAVEETEKFYGVT from the coding sequence ATGGGGACCACTGTGCTCAGCCTGCGGATAGACGGGGAGCTGCTCGAGCGGCTCCGGCGGCACGCGGCGAAAAGAGGAATGAGCGTCCAGGACTATGTCGTCCGGACGCTCATTCGGGATGACTTCGACGAGCGGTTCCAGACCGCCGTCGAGGAGACGGAGAAGTTCTACGGGGTCACCTGA
- a CDS encoding MarR family winged helix-turn-helix transcriptional regulator produces the protein MPDLDLTHGDDAAAVNSLRSAVMRLSRRLKHQRVDESLSPTEMSVLGTLSRCGSATPGELARKEHVQPPSMTRIVALLEAKGLVRLEPHPEDRRQKVVTQTEQAEAMLEESRRKRNVFLAGLVEGLDEDEWAKLRAAAPVLEKLAHL, from the coding sequence ATGCCGGACCTGGACCTCACCCATGGCGACGACGCTGCCGCCGTGAACTCGCTCCGCTCGGCCGTGATGCGGCTGAGCCGTCGGCTCAAGCACCAGCGGGTCGACGAGTCGCTGAGCCCCACCGAGATGTCGGTGCTCGGCACCCTCTCCCGCTGCGGCTCGGCCACCCCGGGCGAACTGGCCCGCAAGGAGCACGTCCAGCCGCCGTCGATGACCCGCATCGTCGCGCTGCTCGAAGCCAAGGGGCTGGTCCGGCTGGAGCCGCATCCCGAGGACCGGCGCCAGAAGGTCGTCACCCAGACCGAACAGGCCGAGGCGATGCTCGAGGAGAGCCGCCGCAAGCGCAACGTGTTCCTGGCCGGCCTGGTCGAGGGTCTCGACGAGGACGAGTGGGCCAAGCTGCGCGCCGCCGCCCCCGTGCTGGAGAAGCTCGCACACCTGTAA
- a CDS encoding MFS transporter, producing the protein MSTGSGTPSAPAPAVTTTPTPSRGSSMFSSLRVRNYRLFFVGQVVSNTGTWMQRIAQDWLVLSLTGSSAAVGITTALQFLPMLLFGLYGGVLVDRLPKRPTLLVTQSAMALSGLALAALTLTGHVQVWHVYLAAFAVGLATVVDNPARQSFVSEMVGPGQLQNAVSLNSANFQSARLIGPAVAGLMITGVGTGWAFLANGLSFAAPITGLLLMRARELHVVQRAPRGKGQLREGLQYVAGRPELIWPIVLVGFIGTFGFNFPVWLSAYAQHVFHAGAGGYSLFNTLMAVGSLVGALLAARRGTARLRILIAAALAFGTLETVAALAPSYWLFALLMVPIGIFGLTVNVTANTAVQMATDPAMRGRVMALFMMVFMGGTPLGAPVVGWITDTYGARVGFALGGIVSAVASGVIGLVLARIGGLRLTVGWHHGHPRLRFVPRERKELATAA; encoded by the coding sequence TTGAGTACGGGATCCGGAACACCTTCCGCCCCCGCACCGGCCGTCACTACCACCCCCACCCCTTCGCGGGGATCCTCGATGTTCAGCTCGCTGAGGGTCAGGAACTACCGCCTCTTCTTCGTCGGCCAGGTCGTCTCCAACACCGGCACCTGGATGCAGCGCATCGCCCAGGACTGGCTCGTGCTCAGCCTCACCGGCTCCTCCGCGGCCGTGGGCATCACGACGGCCCTGCAGTTCCTGCCGATGCTCCTCTTCGGTCTCTACGGCGGTGTCCTGGTCGACCGCCTCCCCAAGCGCCCCACGCTGCTGGTGACCCAGTCGGCCATGGCCCTGTCCGGTCTCGCGCTCGCCGCCCTGACCCTCACCGGCCACGTCCAGGTCTGGCACGTCTACCTCGCCGCCTTCGCGGTCGGCCTGGCGACGGTGGTCGACAACCCGGCCCGCCAGTCCTTCGTCTCCGAGATGGTCGGCCCCGGGCAACTGCAGAACGCGGTCAGCCTGAACTCGGCGAACTTCCAGTCCGCCCGGCTGATCGGCCCGGCCGTCGCCGGCCTGATGATCACCGGAGTGGGCACCGGCTGGGCGTTCCTCGCCAACGGCCTGTCCTTCGCGGCCCCCATCACCGGCCTGCTGCTGATGCGCGCCCGTGAGCTGCACGTCGTCCAGCGCGCGCCGCGGGGCAAGGGCCAGCTGCGCGAGGGCCTGCAGTACGTGGCCGGGCGGCCGGAGCTGATCTGGCCGATCGTCCTCGTCGGCTTCATCGGCACCTTCGGCTTCAACTTCCCGGTGTGGCTGTCGGCCTACGCCCAGCACGTCTTCCACGCCGGTGCCGGCGGCTACAGCCTCTTCAACACCCTGATGGCCGTCGGCTCCCTGGTCGGCGCCCTGCTGGCCGCCCGGCGCGGCACGGCCCGGCTGCGCATCCTGATCGCCGCCGCGCTCGCCTTCGGCACGCTGGAGACCGTGGCCGCGCTCGCGCCGTCGTACTGGCTGTTCGCCCTGCTCATGGTCCCGATCGGGATCTTCGGGCTCACGGTGAACGTCACGGCGAACACCGCGGTCCAGATGGCCACCGACCCGGCCATGCGCGGCCGGGTGATGGCCCTGTTCATGATGGTGTTCATGGGCGGCACGCCGCTCGGCGCACCGGTCGTCGGCTGGATCACCGACACCTACGGAGCCCGCGTCGGCTTCGCCCTCGGCGGCATCGTCTCCGCCGTCGCGTCCGGGGTGATCGGCCTGGTCCTGGCCCGCATCGGCGGCCTGCGCCTGACGGTGGGCTGGCACCACGGCCACCCCCGGCTCCGCTTCGTCCCGCGCGAGCGCAAGGAGCTGGCGACGGCCGCGTGA
- a CDS encoding GNAT family N-acetyltransferase: protein MKITIREGGPEDLPVILGMLDSCVEWLVSQGRTGQWGDKPLSENPRVAESVLRHMKEGTAYIAEVDGVPAATLTVTDAPGASLSHLPPPGEPERYIHWLASDRRFRGRGAGAALLEHVAEETRRAGVALLRVDCYAGDDGKLVAYYEANGFVPAETYTSGENGDWPGQVLARRVR, encoded by the coding sequence ATGAAGATCACCATTCGTGAGGGCGGGCCCGAGGACCTCCCGGTGATACTCGGCATGCTCGACAGCTGTGTGGAGTGGCTGGTGTCACAGGGCCGCACCGGCCAGTGGGGGGACAAGCCGCTGTCGGAGAACCCGAGGGTGGCCGAATCGGTCCTCCGTCACATGAAAGAGGGCACGGCGTACATCGCGGAGGTCGACGGTGTGCCGGCCGCCACGCTCACCGTCACCGACGCGCCCGGCGCCTCCCTTTCGCACCTGCCGCCGCCCGGCGAGCCCGAGCGGTACATCCACTGGCTCGCCTCCGACCGCCGGTTCAGGGGGCGGGGCGCCGGTGCCGCCCTGCTCGAGCACGTGGCCGAGGAGACCCGGCGGGCCGGGGTCGCCCTGCTGCGCGTGGACTGCTACGCGGGTGACGACGGCAAGCTCGTCGCCTACTACGAGGCCAACGGGTTCGTCCCGGCCGAGACCTACACCTCCGGTGAGAACGGCGACTGGCCGGGGCAGGTGCTGGCCCGGAGGGTCCGGTAG
- the thpR gene encoding RNA 2',3'-cyclic phosphodiesterase: MRLFAAVLPPEHVVQELAAEVAKLKRLPGSERLRWTNRPGWHFTLAFYGEVADDVVPDLSDRLARAAHRTAPFALALSGGGQFGHGKALWTGAYGEVEALRRLADRAESAARKAGVPMGEHRRYKAHLTVARGRDGVGPRPYVDALAEFTSSTWTVGELVLVRSNLPRSGVAGEQPRYEVVGRWPLRGDS; encoded by the coding sequence ATGAGACTCTTCGCCGCGGTGCTCCCCCCGGAGCACGTCGTCCAGGAACTCGCCGCCGAGGTCGCCAAGTTGAAGAGGCTGCCCGGCTCGGAACGGCTGCGCTGGACCAACCGCCCGGGCTGGCACTTCACCCTGGCCTTCTACGGCGAGGTCGCGGACGACGTCGTACCGGACCTGTCGGACCGCCTGGCCCGCGCGGCCCACCGCACTGCCCCCTTCGCCCTGGCCCTGTCCGGCGGCGGCCAGTTCGGGCACGGCAAGGCCTTGTGGACGGGCGCCTACGGCGAGGTGGAGGCGCTGCGGCGGCTGGCCGACCGGGCGGAGTCGGCGGCGCGGAAGGCGGGCGTGCCGATGGGGGAGCACCGCCGGTACAAGGCCCACCTGACGGTGGCGCGGGGACGCGACGGCGTCGGTCCACGGCCGTACGTCGACGCCCTCGCGGAGTTCACCAGCAGTACCTGGACGGTGGGCGAGCTGGTGCTGGTGCGCAGCAACCTGCCGAGGTCCGGGGTGGCGGGGGAGCAGCCGCGGTACGAGGTGGTCGGCCGCTGGCCGCTGCGCGGGGACAGCTAG
- a CDS encoding aldo/keto reductase: MKYTQLGRTGLKVSRLVLGTMNFGPQTDEADSHAIMDAALDAGINFFDTANVYGWGDNKGRTETIIGNWFAKGGDRRDKVVLATKVYANMAPDGQGPWPNHDKLSALNIRRAVDASLKRLQTDHIDLYQFHHIDRDTPFDEIWQAIDTLVQQGKILYVGSSNFPGYKIAQANEAAARRGGTIGLVSEQCLYNLFERRAEMEVIPAAQDYGLGVIPWSPLHGGLLGGVIRKEAQGGRRASGRAADTLNDPAARARIQAYEDLVDKHGLEPGEVALAWLLTRPGVTGPIVGPRTAGQLESALRAAELELGEELLAGLDEVFPGPGPSPEAFAW; encoded by the coding sequence ATGAAGTACACGCAGCTTGGACGCACGGGCCTCAAGGTCAGCCGACTCGTCCTCGGGACGATGAACTTCGGGCCGCAGACCGACGAGGCCGACAGCCACGCGATCATGGACGCGGCACTGGACGCGGGCATCAACTTCTTCGACACCGCCAACGTGTACGGGTGGGGTGACAACAAGGGGCGGACCGAGACCATCATCGGCAACTGGTTCGCCAAGGGCGGCGACCGGCGCGACAAGGTCGTCCTCGCCACCAAGGTCTACGCCAACATGGCCCCCGACGGCCAGGGCCCCTGGCCCAACCACGACAAGCTCTCCGCGCTGAACATCCGGCGGGCCGTGGACGCCAGCCTGAAGCGGCTCCAGACCGACCACATCGACCTCTACCAGTTCCACCACATCGACCGGGACACCCCCTTCGACGAGATCTGGCAGGCGATCGACACCCTGGTCCAGCAGGGCAAGATCCTCTACGTCGGCTCCTCCAACTTCCCCGGCTACAAGATCGCCCAGGCCAACGAGGCCGCCGCCCGGCGCGGTGGCACCATCGGGCTGGTCAGCGAGCAGTGCCTGTACAACCTCTTCGAGCGGCGTGCCGAGATGGAGGTCATCCCGGCCGCGCAGGACTACGGCCTCGGGGTCATCCCCTGGTCGCCGCTGCACGGGGGCCTGCTGGGCGGGGTCATCAGGAAGGAGGCCCAGGGCGGTCGCCGTGCCTCCGGACGCGCCGCCGACACCCTGAACGACCCGGCCGCCCGCGCCCGGATCCAGGCCTACGAGGACCTGGTCGACAAGCACGGCCTGGAGCCCGGCGAGGTGGCCCTGGCCTGGCTGCTGACCCGGCCGGGCGTGACCGGGCCCATCGTCGGCCCGCGCACGGCCGGGCAGCTCGAGTCCGCCCTCCGGGCCGCCGAGCTGGAACTGGGCGAGGAACTGCTGGCGGGCCTGGACGAGGTCTTCCCGGGTCCGGGGCCGTCCCCCGAGGCCTTCGCCTGGTAG
- a CDS encoding Uma2 family endonuclease, producing MTVLEDRIEMADADANTRHLDEWFERLERMPVPEGFRVEIVGGNVHMTPQRATHWGIIRRIVRALEDKFGRDVQAFSDVRIDFPGYQNGFCPDVAMLKESAKTDNNGRWRYQDVEFVAEVISQGTAANDYGPKKTAYAIAEVPLYIVADPYQGRCFVYTDPKDGDYENRTPVDFGTDIDLTGTVVDLILKTDRFPRD from the coding sequence ATGACCGTCCTTGAAGACAGGATCGAGATGGCCGACGCCGACGCCAACACCAGGCATTTGGACGAGTGGTTCGAGCGGCTTGAGCGTATGCCCGTCCCCGAAGGATTCAGGGTCGAGATCGTCGGGGGCAACGTCCACATGACGCCGCAGCGGGCCACTCACTGGGGAATCATTCGCCGAATCGTGCGGGCACTGGAGGACAAATTCGGGAGGGACGTCCAAGCGTTCTCGGACGTCCGCATCGACTTCCCGGGCTACCAGAACGGCTTCTGCCCGGACGTCGCCATGCTCAAGGAATCGGCGAAGACAGACAACAACGGCCGCTGGCGGTACCAGGACGTCGAGTTCGTCGCTGAGGTCATCTCCCAGGGCACTGCCGCCAACGACTACGGCCCGAAGAAAACTGCCTACGCGATCGCCGAAGTCCCCCTCTACATCGTCGCCGACCCGTATCAGGGCCGCTGCTTCGTGTACACCGACCCCAAGGACGGCGACTACGAGAACAGGACACCGGTGGACTTCGGCACCGACATCGACCTCACCGGCACAGTGGTCGACCTCATCCTCAAGACCGACAGGTTCCCCCGCGACTAG
- a CDS encoding SGNH/GDSL hydrolase family protein: MLRFMPVGDSMTIGSAGEHTWRYRLWRHLCDTHGGPFTFVGPREELYDKSSDAPTSYAYAEPGFPRRHLAGWGEGWLHMAPLIGDAVRAHRPDVLLVSLGLIDLGFYTNAEQTAQNVRAFVAGAREAAPRIRMVVLPVIPNIRAAADEPFAAQVDLFNVLLAKAVADLDEPRSPLLLASAPEAYDIHSDTYDGTHPNASGEHRIAGAFAGAMWEAWGVGQAYAAGTS, from the coding sequence ATGCTCAGATTCATGCCCGTAGGTGACTCCATGACGATCGGGAGCGCGGGCGAGCACACCTGGCGCTACCGGTTGTGGCGGCACCTGTGCGACACGCACGGCGGCCCGTTCACGTTCGTCGGCCCGCGCGAGGAGCTGTACGACAAATCGTCCGACGCGCCGACGTCGTACGCGTACGCCGAACCCGGCTTCCCCCGCCGCCACCTGGCGGGCTGGGGCGAGGGCTGGCTGCACATGGCCCCGCTGATCGGGGACGCGGTACGCGCCCACCGGCCGGACGTGCTGCTGGTCTCCCTCGGCCTGATCGACCTGGGCTTCTACACGAACGCGGAGCAGACGGCACAGAACGTACGGGCGTTCGTCGCCGGCGCCCGGGAGGCCGCCCCGCGCATACGCATGGTCGTCCTGCCGGTGATACCGAACATCCGGGCCGCGGCGGACGAGCCGTTCGCGGCCCAGGTGGACCTCTTCAACGTTCTGCTCGCGAAGGCGGTCGCCGACCTGGACGAGCCCCGCTCCCCGCTGCTGCTGGCCTCTGCGCCCGAGGCGTACGACATCCACTCCGACACCTACGACGGCACGCATCCCAACGCGAGCGGGGAACACCGGATCGCGGGCGCGTTCGCGGGGGCGATGTGGGAGGCGTGGGGGGTCGGACAGGCGTACGCGGCCGGGACAAGCTGA